The following proteins are encoded in a genomic region of Streptomyces lunaelactis:
- a CDS encoding polysaccharide lyase 8 family protein, translating into MPAWSRRTFLAATGASALALTLASPGHAAAADEFETLRLRWVEISLGAGYDPTAEPYASRLAETGKLAAEFRASMAPTDTSLWPGHTFNPPAGITQSYNRLWTMTQAYAQEGTGLTGDAGLLAGILRGLDHLAATIYNPSTTRYGNWWEWQIGSPRLLMDIVAVLHGRLTAAQRDAAFAAVDHFVPDSVLGSYSGTSTGANRVDLCRSVALRGVLGKAPAKIALARDALSPVFPYVTKGDGLYADGSFVQHTWVAYSGTYGQVMLDGLGRLFALLAGSTWAVTDPNRQIILDSVERAYAPLIFNGLMMDSVNGRAISRGYLKSDDRRIMRSDHFHGQGLIAAIALLAGGASAAERDRWHARIKGWIERDTTTPILAGGQFGVADLSRLHAVAAAPVPAAPEPVGHQLFASMDRAVHRRPGWAANISMASERISYYECGNGENPRGWHTGAGMLYWWPGEDHGDQYTDWFWPTVDYYRLPGTTVSAKRLADRAGGEWGAPKPAVKWVGGASDGEFAAVGQHLLGLGSTLRARKSWFCAADAVICLGAGITSTDGAPVETIVDNRNLGADGTNALTVGRGWAHLEGHGGWVFPGGTERLRTLREERGGAWSDINTTSSTERVTRRYQTLWLDHGTDPADASYTYLLMPGASRRTLAARARDERRLEILANTEACQAVAVRSLGLTAANFWQPGTVGPLTATAPASALVRSNRRTASLHISEPPRTGAPLEITWHHPVREVTSKDASIEVLATGRSLRLRITGSAAGATQHCEVALR; encoded by the coding sequence GTGCCCGCATGGTCCCGTCGTACGTTCCTCGCCGCGACGGGTGCAAGCGCACTCGCCCTCACGCTCGCCTCTCCGGGACACGCGGCCGCGGCGGACGAGTTCGAGACCCTGCGGCTGCGCTGGGTCGAGATCAGCCTGGGAGCCGGCTACGACCCCACCGCCGAGCCGTACGCCTCCCGCCTCGCCGAGACCGGGAAGCTGGCCGCGGAATTCCGCGCCTCCATGGCGCCCACCGACACCTCCCTGTGGCCCGGCCACACCTTCAACCCGCCCGCCGGTATCACCCAGAGCTACAACCGGCTGTGGACCATGACCCAGGCGTACGCCCAGGAGGGCACCGGCCTCACCGGTGACGCCGGACTGCTCGCCGGCATCCTCCGCGGCCTCGACCACCTCGCAGCGACGATCTACAACCCCTCGACCACCCGCTACGGCAACTGGTGGGAGTGGCAGATAGGCAGCCCCCGCCTGCTCATGGACATCGTCGCCGTCCTGCACGGCCGGCTCACCGCCGCGCAGCGCGACGCCGCCTTCGCCGCCGTCGACCACTTCGTCCCCGACTCCGTGCTCGGCAGCTACAGCGGCACCTCCACCGGCGCCAACCGCGTCGACCTCTGCCGCTCCGTCGCGCTGCGCGGCGTCCTCGGCAAGGCCCCCGCCAAGATCGCGCTCGCCCGGGACGCCCTCTCGCCCGTCTTCCCGTACGTGACCAAGGGCGACGGTCTCTACGCCGACGGCTCGTTCGTCCAGCACACCTGGGTCGCCTACTCGGGCACGTACGGACAGGTCATGCTGGACGGCCTCGGCCGCCTCTTCGCCCTCCTCGCCGGCTCGACCTGGGCCGTCACCGACCCGAACCGGCAGATCATCCTGGACAGCGTCGAGCGCGCGTACGCGCCCCTGATCTTCAACGGCCTGATGATGGACAGCGTCAACGGCCGTGCCATCAGCCGGGGTTACCTCAAGAGCGACGACCGCAGGATCATGCGCAGCGACCACTTCCACGGGCAGGGGCTGATCGCCGCGATCGCGCTGCTCGCGGGCGGGGCGTCGGCCGCCGAGCGGGACCGCTGGCACGCCCGGATCAAGGGCTGGATCGAGCGGGACACCACAACGCCGATCCTCGCCGGCGGACAGTTCGGCGTCGCCGACCTCTCCCGGCTGCACGCGGTCGCCGCGGCGCCCGTGCCTGCCGCGCCCGAGCCGGTCGGCCACCAGCTCTTCGCCTCGATGGACCGGGCCGTGCACCGCCGGCCCGGCTGGGCCGCGAACATCTCCATGGCCTCGGAGCGGATCTCGTACTACGAGTGCGGCAACGGCGAGAATCCGCGCGGCTGGCACACCGGTGCCGGAATGCTCTACTGGTGGCCCGGCGAGGACCACGGCGACCAGTACACCGACTGGTTCTGGCCGACCGTCGACTACTACCGGCTGCCCGGAACGACCGTGTCGGCCAAACGACTTGCCGACCGGGCGGGCGGCGAGTGGGGCGCGCCCAAGCCCGCGGTGAAGTGGGTCGGCGGCGCGAGCGACGGCGAGTTCGCGGCCGTCGGCCAGCATCTGCTCGGCCTCGGCTCCACCCTGCGGGCCCGTAAGTCCTGGTTCTGCGCCGCCGACGCGGTCATCTGCCTCGGCGCGGGCATCACCAGCACCGACGGAGCGCCCGTCGAGACCATCGTCGACAACCGCAACCTCGGCGCCGACGGCACCAACGCGCTCACCGTCGGGCGCGGCTGGGCCCACCTCGAAGGCCACGGCGGCTGGGTCTTCCCCGGCGGTACGGAGCGGCTGCGCACCCTGCGCGAGGAGCGCGGCGGAGCCTGGTCGGACATCAACACCACCAGCTCCACCGAGCGGGTCACCCGCCGCTACCAGACCCTCTGGCTCGACCACGGCACCGATCCGGCCGACGCCTCGTACACGTATCTGCTGATGCCGGGCGCGAGCCGCCGCACGCTCGCCGCCCGTGCCCGGGACGAGCGCCGGCTGGAGATCCTCGCCAACACCGAGGCCTGCCAGGCCGTGGCGGTCCGCTCGCTGGGACTGACCGCCGCGAACTTCTGGCAGCCCGGTACGGTGGGTCCGCTCACCGCAACCGCCCCGGCGAGTGCCCTCGTTCGGAGCAACCGCCGCACGGCCTCGCTCCATATCAGCGAGCCGCCACGCACCGGAGCGCCCCTGGAGATCACCTGGCACCACCCGGTGCGCGAGGTGACCAGCAAGGACGCATCGATCGAGGTGCTCGCCACCGGCCGGTCGCTGCGGCTGCGGATCACCGGCTCCGCCGCCGGAGCCACTCAGCACTGTGAGGTGGCTCTCAGGTGA
- a CDS encoding acyl-CoA carboxylase subunit beta: MTVLDETAPSEPSDARGRVAELHALRELARRGPSDRATEAQHAKGKLTARERIALLLDEGSFKEVEQLRRHRATGFGLETKKPYTDGVITGWGTVEGRTVFVYAHDFRIFGGALGEAHATKIHKIMDMAISAGAPLVSLNDGAGARIQEGVSALAGYGGIFQRNTRASGVIPQISVMLGPCAGGAAYSPALTDFVFMVRETSQMFITGPDVVKAVTGEEITQNGLGGADVHAETSGVAHFAYDDEETCIAEVRYLLAMLPSNNRENPPTVQAEDSADRRSDVLLDLVPADGNRPYDMHKVIEELVDDGDYLEIHERWARNIICALARLDGQVVGIVANQPQSLAGVLDIEASEKAARFVQMCDAFNIPIITLLDVPGFLPGVDQEHGGIIRHGAKLLYAYCNATVPRISLILRKAYGGAYIVMDSQSIGADLTYAWPTNEIAVMGAEGAANVIFRRQIGEAEDPEAMRVRMVKEYKAELMHPYYAAERGLVDDVIDPSETREVLIASLAMLRTKHADLPSRKHGNPPQ; the protein is encoded by the coding sequence ATGACCGTTTTGGACGAGACCGCCCCCAGCGAGCCGAGTGACGCGCGTGGGCGCGTGGCCGAGCTGCACGCCCTGCGTGAGCTGGCCCGGCGCGGCCCCAGTGACCGTGCGACCGAGGCGCAGCACGCGAAGGGCAAGCTGACCGCCCGCGAGCGGATCGCGCTGCTGCTGGACGAGGGTTCGTTCAAGGAGGTCGAGCAGCTGCGCCGGCACCGGGCGACCGGGTTCGGCCTGGAGACCAAGAAGCCGTACACCGACGGTGTCATCACCGGCTGGGGCACGGTCGAGGGCCGGACGGTCTTCGTCTACGCGCACGACTTCCGGATCTTCGGCGGCGCGCTGGGCGAGGCCCACGCCACCAAGATCCACAAGATCATGGACATGGCCATCTCGGCGGGTGCGCCGCTGGTGTCGCTGAACGACGGCGCGGGCGCGCGTATCCAGGAGGGCGTCTCGGCGCTCGCGGGCTACGGCGGGATCTTCCAGCGCAACACCCGCGCGTCCGGTGTCATCCCGCAGATCAGCGTGATGCTCGGCCCGTGCGCGGGCGGCGCGGCGTACTCACCGGCGCTGACCGACTTCGTTTTCATGGTCCGTGAGACCTCGCAGATGTTCATCACGGGCCCGGACGTGGTCAAGGCGGTGACGGGCGAGGAGATCACCCAGAACGGCCTCGGCGGCGCCGACGTCCACGCCGAGACCTCCGGCGTCGCGCACTTCGCGTACGACGACGAGGAGACCTGCATCGCGGAGGTCCGCTACCTCCTGGCGATGCTCCCCTCCAACAACCGCGAGAACCCGCCCACCGTCCAGGCCGAGGACTCCGCCGACCGGCGCTCGGACGTACTGTTGGACCTGGTACCGGCGGACGGCAACCGTCCGTACGACATGCACAAGGTCATCGAGGAGCTCGTCGACGACGGCGACTACCTCGAGATTCACGAGCGCTGGGCGCGCAACATCATCTGTGCCCTGGCTCGGCTCGACGGCCAGGTGGTCGGCATCGTCGCCAACCAGCCGCAGTCCCTGGCCGGTGTCCTGGACATCGAAGCCTCCGAGAAGGCCGCGCGCTTTGTGCAGATGTGCGACGCCTTCAACATCCCCATCATCACCCTTCTGGACGTACCCGGCTTTCTGCCGGGCGTCGACCAGGAGCACGGTGGAATCATCCGGCACGGAGCGAAGCTGCTCTACGCGTACTGCAACGCGACCGTGCCGAGGATCTCGCTGATCCTGCGCAAGGCGTACGGCGGTGCCTACATTGTCATGGACTCCCAGTCCATCGGTGCGGACCTCACGTACGCCTGGCCGACCAACGAGATCGCGGTGATGGGCGCCGAAGGTGCCGCCAATGTCATCTTCCGCAGGCAGATCGGGGAGGCCGAGGACCCCGAGGCGATGCGCGTCCGCATGGTCAAGGAGTACAAGGCCGAGCTGATGCACCCCTACTACGCCGCGGAGCGCGGCCTGGTCGACGACGTCATCGACCCGTCCGAGACGCGCGAGGTGCTGATCGCCTCTCTCGCGATGCTCCGTACGAAGCACGCCGACCTGCCGTCGCGCAAGCACGGCAACCCGCCGCAGTAA
- a CDS encoding acyl-CoA carboxylase subunit epsilon, producing MSTPAESSLLRVEKGQADPEELAAITAVLLARAAAQPDAVPTHRGRSTAGWRRLERQSGFRTAHSWQG from the coding sequence ATGAGCACTCCTGCCGAGTCCTCGCTGCTGCGCGTCGAGAAGGGCCAGGCCGACCCCGAGGAGCTGGCCGCCATCACCGCGGTGCTGCTGGCCCGCGCGGCGGCGCAGCCCGACGCGGTCCCGACCCACCGCGGCCGCTCCACGGCCGGCTGGCGCCGCCTGGAACGCCAGTCGGGCTTCCGCACCGCCCACAGCTGGCAGGGCTGA
- a CDS encoding GTP-binding protein, with amino-acid sequence MDFASSSGGAARSTTSAKIVVAGGFGVGKTTFVGAVSEINPLRTEAVMTSASAGIDDLTHTGDKTTTTVAMDFGRITLDQDLILYLFGTPGQDRFWFMWDDLVRGAIGAIVLVDTRRLADCFPAVDYFENSGLPFVIALNGFEGHQPYNPEEVREALQIGPDTPIITTDARHRADAKSALITLVEHALMARLR; translated from the coding sequence GTGGACTTCGCAAGCTCTAGCGGCGGTGCAGCCCGCTCAACCACCAGCGCGAAGATCGTGGTGGCGGGCGGCTTCGGCGTGGGCAAGACCACGTTCGTCGGCGCCGTCTCGGAGATCAACCCGCTGCGTACCGAGGCCGTGATGACGTCTGCGTCCGCGGGCATCGACGACCTCACCCACACCGGAGACAAGACGACGACGACCGTCGCCATGGACTTCGGCCGTATCACCCTGGACCAGGACCTGATCCTGTACCTGTTCGGTACGCCCGGACAGGACCGTTTCTGGTTCATGTGGGACGACCTGGTCCGCGGCGCGATCGGCGCCATCGTGCTGGTCGACACGCGCCGCCTGGCGGACTGCTTCCCGGCGGTCGACTACTTCGAGAACAGCGGCCTGCCGTTTGTGATCGCGCTCAACGGCTTCGAGGGGCACCAGCCGTACAACCCCGAAGAGGTGCGCGAGGCGCTCCAGATCGGCCCGGACACCCCGATCATCACCACCGACGCCCGCCACCGCGCGGACGCGAAGAGCGCGCTGATCACGCTGGTCGAGCACGCTCTGATGGCCCGCCTGCGGTAG
- a CDS encoding DUF742 domain-containing protein — protein sequence MATPPSGRPYDGGHQNPGDHSQNRFNFPSTPSRQGAQQPYQQPQQPYDPSYDQPQPRIPPVQPRRAPEPSPAAHNPLVRPYAMTGGRTRPRYQLAIEALVSTTADLSRLQGQLPEHQRICRLCIEIKSVAEISALLSIPLGVARILVADLAEAGLVAIHQPGGDESAGGQPAVTLLERVLSGLRKL from the coding sequence GTGGCAACACCCCCAAGCGGACGCCCTTATGACGGCGGTCACCAGAACCCGGGTGATCACTCTCAGAACCGCTTCAACTTTCCCTCCACGCCGAGCAGACAGGGCGCCCAGCAGCCCTACCAGCAGCCGCAGCAGCCGTACGACCCGTCGTACGACCAGCCGCAGCCGCGGATCCCGCCGGTGCAGCCGCGACGGGCGCCGGAGCCCTCTCCCGCGGCGCACAACCCGTTGGTCCGTCCCTATGCCATGACCGGCGGCCGTACCCGGCCGCGTTACCAGCTCGCCATTGAGGCACTGGTCAGCACGACGGCCGATCTCTCCAGGCTGCAAGGGCAGTTGCCCGAGCACCAGAGGATCTGCCGGTTGTGCATCGAGATCAAGTCGGTCGCCGAGATCTCGGCACTTCTTTCCATTCCCCTCGGCGTAGCCCGGATCCTTGTCGCCGACCTGGCGGAGGCCGGACTGGTCGCCATCCACCAGCCAGGCGGCGACGAGTCCGCCGGCGGCCAGCCGGCCGTGACACTGCTCGAAAGGGTGCTCAGTGGACTTCGCAAGCTCTAG
- a CDS encoding roadblock/LC7 domain-containing protein, producing MSQAAQNLNWLITNFVDNTPGVSHTVVVSADGLLLAMSEGFPRDRADQLAAVASGLTSLTAGASRIFEGGAVNQTVVEMDRGFLFLMSVSDGSSLAVLAHPEADIGLVGYEMALLVDRAGSVLTPDLRAELQGSLLN from the coding sequence ATGAGCCAGGCGGCGCAGAATCTGAACTGGTTGATCACCAATTTCGTGGACAACACCCCTGGGGTGTCCCACACGGTGGTGGTCTCCGCCGACGGACTCCTTCTGGCTATGTCCGAGGGTTTCCCGCGTGACCGCGCCGACCAGCTGGCGGCCGTGGCCTCCGGGCTGACCTCGCTGACCGCGGGGGCGTCCAGGATCTTCGAAGGCGGCGCGGTCAACCAGACCGTGGTGGAGATGGATCGGGGCTTCCTTTTCCTCATGTCCGTGTCCGACGGCTCCTCGCTGGCCGTACTCGCACACCCCGAGGCCGACATCGGTCTTGTGGGTTACGAGATGGCACTGCTGGTGGACCGGGCGGGCAGTGTGCTCACCCCCGACCTGCGTGCGGAGCTCCAGGGAAGTCTTCTCAACTAA
- a CDS encoding sensor histidine kinase, with the protein MRRSMTSSAEQQARGNFTPPPRIAAPPVEAPIAPPAPGSSSRLNPRNWRVPTRLNAILLIPVLVGLVMGGFQVKGSIDTWSEAQDAEKTALVVRAASEYGQALLNERDKTAAPLLVSTTPAQRKAPEVTKAYATTDAAKKKFDEVVKDLPAKQGLERRLSLFRAVEPKLADTRKLAYTTAVESKSAVGTEESYVEVQHSLMEFSNELGLGTGNITSYGRTVYAVQLAKAAASLQRSIGMHLLIRPSDDDTIRAKQTIAFNSYNYLEQIALAEYISGGTQDDTDKLEQIMTAKAVEGGKQLQAAGLKPPTDEKGSVLAGMAGRIGQGLSPKELKKLDVTPQTWMGAATAKFDGYSEIENDLLEKSVTEIAVISDDAKNDAITNGAIVVIALLTAFILAGLMARQMSRSMRQLRNAAFGIAEQRLPMLVDQLSRTEPGRVDTRVQPIPIDTQDEIGEVARAFDQVHREAVRLAAEQAMLRGNVNAIFTNLSRRNQSLIEGQLTLITDLENNEADPDQLENLFKLDHLATRMRRNGENLLVLAGEEPGRRWNQPVPLVDVLRAASSEVESYERIELTGVPETDIHGQAVTDLVHLLAELLENATTFSSPQTKVRVTATRLPDGRVMIEIHDKGIGLTAEDFADINHKLANPPTVDAAVSQRMGLFVVGRLADRHGVRVQLRPSGEQAGTTSLVMLPDAITHGGGGESLPEDDFTVSQIIPEQQESFQSIPLPSAPMRTAAELGFDDSRYEQPGEASPQLDPVGRSLIREERRAALEAQAHGEQPLYRDEVDYGQQQYAPEYGQDYAQEYVQEQPQAYADEQPGAYDGYQQPGGYPEPQEHQESAYAEANYQAPQTQEQQYDGQFDTQSHQAEWPDQGTYQGGYEPEYRSESESTPGAPENAPERVGFERPGPSPSSSHAVTNAGLPRRGSTQQPQPQQQWQQPAEQAPQGPQGGQSEANGSSNGAGPADWRSTNDERWQRAEKLREPKAGGVTPSGLPRRVPKANFIEGTAEQTPQGGPQVSRAPEDVRGRLSNLRRGVQQGRSAGADTNGSATHDRQSGPGNTYNQER; encoded by the coding sequence GTGAGGCGAAGCATGACGAGCTCCGCGGAGCAGCAGGCGCGGGGCAACTTCACCCCGCCGCCGCGCATAGCGGCGCCGCCTGTGGAGGCGCCCATTGCGCCACCCGCCCCCGGCAGCTCAAGCCGGCTGAACCCGCGCAACTGGCGAGTGCCCACCCGCCTGAACGCGATCCTCCTCATCCCCGTGCTCGTCGGGCTGGTGATGGGCGGCTTCCAGGTCAAGGGCTCCATCGACACCTGGAGCGAGGCACAGGACGCCGAGAAGACCGCGCTGGTCGTGCGTGCCGCCTCGGAGTACGGCCAGGCGCTGCTCAACGAGCGTGACAAGACGGCCGCGCCCCTGCTGGTTTCCACCACCCCGGCTCAGCGCAAGGCCCCGGAAGTCACCAAGGCCTACGCGACCACGGACGCCGCCAAGAAGAAGTTCGACGAGGTCGTCAAGGACCTGCCCGCGAAGCAGGGCCTGGAGCGCCGTCTGAGCCTCTTCCGGGCCGTGGAGCCCAAGCTCGCCGACACCCGCAAGCTCGCGTACACCACGGCCGTCGAGTCCAAGTCCGCGGTCGGCACCGAAGAGAGCTACGTCGAGGTCCAGCACTCGTTGATGGAGTTCTCCAACGAGCTCGGCCTCGGCACCGGCAACATCACGAGCTACGGCCGTACGGTCTACGCGGTCCAGCTGGCCAAGGCCGCCGCGTCGCTCCAGCGCTCCATCGGTATGCACCTGCTGATCCGTCCCAGCGATGACGACACGATCCGGGCCAAGCAGACCATCGCGTTCAACTCGTACAACTACCTCGAGCAGATCGCGCTCGCCGAGTACATCTCGGGCGGTACGCAGGACGACACCGACAAGCTCGAGCAGATCATGACGGCCAAGGCCGTCGAGGGCGGGAAGCAACTGCAGGCCGCCGGCCTCAAGCCGCCGACGGACGAAAAGGGCTCGGTCCTGGCCGGCATGGCCGGCCGGATCGGCCAGGGGCTCAGCCCCAAGGAGCTGAAGAAGCTCGACGTCACGCCCCAGACCTGGATGGGCGCGGCCACCGCCAAGTTCGACGGCTACTCCGAGATCGAGAACGATCTCCTCGAGAAGTCCGTGACCGAGATCGCCGTGATCTCCGACGACGCCAAGAACGACGCCATCACCAACGGCGCCATCGTCGTGATCGCCCTCCTCACCGCGTTCATCCTGGCCGGGCTCATGGCCCGCCAGATGAGCCGCTCGATGCGCCAGCTTCGTAACGCCGCCTTCGGCATCGCCGAGCAGCGGCTGCCGATGCTCGTCGACCAGCTCTCGCGTACGGAGCCGGGCCGCGTCGACACCCGGGTGCAGCCGATCCCGATCGACACGCAGGACGAGATCGGCGAGGTCGCCCGCGCCTTCGACCAGGTCCACCGGGAGGCCGTCCGGCTCGCCGCCGAGCAGGCCATGCTCCGGGGCAACGTCAACGCGATCTTCACCAACCTCTCGCGCCGCAACCAGTCGCTGATCGAGGGCCAGCTGACCCTGATCACCGACCTGGAGAACAACGAGGCCGACCCGGACCAGCTGGAGAACCTCTTCAAGCTGGACCACCTCGCGACCCGTATGCGCCGCAACGGCGAGAACCTCCTGGTCCTCGCCGGCGAGGAGCCGGGCCGCCGCTGGAACCAGCCGGTGCCGCTGGTCGACGTGCTGCGCGCCGCCTCCTCCGAGGTGGAGTCCTACGAGCGCATCGAGCTGACCGGCGTCCCGGAGACGGACATCCACGGCCAGGCCGTGACCGACCTCGTGCACCTGCTCGCCGAGCTCCTGGAGAACGCCACGACGTTCTCCTCGCCGCAGACCAAGGTCCGGGTGACGGCAACCCGTCTCCCCGACGGCCGGGTCATGATCGAGATCCACGACAAGGGCATCGGCCTGACCGCCGAGGACTTCGCCGACATCAACCACAAGCTGGCCAACCCGCCGACGGTGGACGCCGCCGTCTCGCAGCGCATGGGCCTGTTCGTGGTCGGCCGGCTGGCCGACCGGCACGGCGTCCGCGTCCAGCTCCGCCCCTCGGGCGAGCAGGCCGGCACCACCTCGCTGGTCATGCTCCCCGACGCCATCACCCACGGTGGCGGTGGCGAGTCGCTGCCCGAGGACGACTTCACCGTTTCCCAGATCATTCCGGAGCAGCAGGAGTCGTTCCAGAGCATTCCGCTGCCGAGTGCGCCGATGCGCACCGCCGCGGAGCTCGGTTTCGACGACTCCCGCTACGAGCAGCCCGGGGAGGCCTCTCCGCAGCTCGACCCGGTGGGCCGTTCCCTGATACGCGAGGAGCGCCGTGCCGCGCTCGAGGCGCAGGCGCACGGCGAACAGCCGCTCTACCGTGACGAGGTGGACTACGGGCAGCAGCAGTACGCCCCCGAGTACGGCCAGGACTACGCGCAGGAGTACGTCCAGGAGCAGCCTCAGGCGTACGCCGACGAGCAGCCGGGGGCCTACGACGGCTACCAGCAGCCCGGCGGTTACCCGGAGCCCCAGGAGCACCAGGAGTCGGCATATGCGGAAGCCAACTACCAGGCCCCGCAGACTCAGGAGCAGCAGTACGACGGCCAGTTCGACACCCAGTCCCACCAGGCAGAGTGGCCGGACCAAGGTACGTACCAGGGTGGGTACGAGCCGGAGTACCGGAGCGAATCGGAATCTACGCCCGGCGCTCCCGAGAACGCCCCCGAGCGCGTAGGCTTCGAACGTCCGGGGCCCTCCCCGAGCAGCAGCCACGCGGTGACCAACGCCGGTCTGCCGCGGCGCGGCAGCACACAGCAGCCGCAGCCCCAGCAGCAGTGGCAGCAGCCCGCCGAGCAGGCCCCACAAGGTCCGCAGGGCGGCCAGAGCGAGGCGAACGGCAGCAGCAACGGTGCCGGTCCCGCGGACTGGCGCTCGACCAACGACGAGCGCTGGCAGCGGGCGGAGAAGCTCCGCGAGCCGAAGGCGGGCGGGGTCACCCCCTCCGGGCTGCCGCGGCGAGTGCCCAAGGCCAATTTCATCGAGGGCACGGCTGAGCAGACGCCGCAGGGCGGACCCCAGGTCTCCCGCGCCCCTGAGGACGTGCGTGGCAGGTTGAGCAATCTCCGGCGCGGTGTCCAGCAGGGACGCAGCGCGGGGGCGGACACGAACGGATCGGCCACTCACGATCGACAGAGTGGCCCGGGTAATACCTACAACCAGGAGCGTTAG
- a CDS encoding GTP-binding protein produces the protein MDFASSSSGAARSTTSAKIVVAGGFGVGKTTFVGAVSEINPLRTEAVMTSASAGIDDLTHTGGKTTTTVAMDFGRITLDQDLILYLFGTPGQDRFWFMWDDLVRGAIGAIVLVDTRRLADCFPAVDYFENSGLPFVVALNGFEGHQPYNPEEVREALQIGPDTPIITTDARHRADAKSGLITLVEHALMARLK, from the coding sequence GTGGACTTCGCAAGCTCTAGTAGCGGTGCGGCACGGTCGACCACCTCCGCGAAGATCGTGGTGGCGGGCGGCTTCGGCGTGGGCAAGACCACGTTCGTCGGTGCCGTCTCGGAGATCAACCCGCTGCGTACCGAGGCCGTGATGACGTCTGCGTCCGCGGGCATCGACGACCTCACCCACACCGGGGGCAAGACCACCACCACGGTGGCCATGGACTTCGGCCGTATCACCCTGGACCAGGACCTGATCCTGTACCTGTTCGGTACGCCCGGACAGGACCGTTTCTGGTTCATGTGGGACGACCTGGTCCGGGGCGCGATCGGCGCCATCGTGCTGGTCGACACGCGCCGTCTGGCGGACTGCTTCCCGGCGGTCGACTACTTCGAGAACAGCGGTCTGCCGTTCGTCGTGGCCCTCAACGGCTTCGAGGGACATCAGCCGTACAACCCCGAAGAGGTGCGCGAGGCCCTGCAGATCGGCCCGGACACCCCGATCATCACGACCGACGCCCGCCACCGCGCGGACGCGAAGAGCGGGCTGATCACGCTGGTCGAGCACGCTCTGATGGCCCGGCTCAAGTAG
- a CDS encoding DUF742 domain-containing protein, producing the protein MTPPPASHDPYGASVDASYGYEGDQPLVRPYAMTGGRTRPRYQLAIEALVSTTADPAHLAGLLPEHQRICHLCREVKSVAEVSALLSMPLGVARILVADLAEAGMVAIHQPGNGEAGGTPDVTLLERVLSGLRKL; encoded by the coding sequence ATGACCCCGCCACCCGCCTCTCACGATCCGTACGGCGCCTCAGTCGACGCGTCGTACGGATATGAGGGCGACCAGCCGCTGGTCCGTCCTTATGCCATGACCGGCGGCCGGACCCGGCCGCGTTACCAGCTCGCCATAGAGGCGCTGGTCAGCACCACGGCGGACCCGGCGCACCTCGCCGGGCTGCTCCCCGAGCACCAGCGGATCTGCCACCTGTGCCGCGAGGTCAAGTCGGTGGCGGAGGTGTCGGCCCTGCTGTCGATGCCGCTCGGCGTCGCGCGGATCCTCGTGGCCGACCTGGCGGAGGCGGGGATGGTGGCGATCCATCAGCCGGGCAACGGTGAGGCCGGCGGCACGCCGGATGTGACACTGCTCGAAAGGGTGCTCAGTGGACTTCGCAAGCTCTAG
- a CDS encoding roadblock/LC7 domain-containing protein: MSQAAQNLNWLITNFVDNTPGVSHTVVVSADGLLLAMSEGFPRDRADQLAAVASGLTSLTAGASRIFEGGPVAQTVVEMERGFLFLMSVSDGSSLAVLAHPDCDIGLVGYEMALLVDRAGSVLTPDLRAELQGSLLH, encoded by the coding sequence ATGAGCCAGGCGGCGCAGAATCTGAACTGGTTGATCACCAATTTCGTGGACAACACCCCTGGGGTGTCCCACACGGTGGTGGTCTCCGCCGACGGTCTTCTGCTGGCAATGTCCGAAGGATTCCCCCGCGACCGCGCCGATCAGCTTGCGGCCGTGGCGTCCGGACTCACCTCGTTGACCGCGGGGGCGTCCAGGATCTTCGAAGGCGGTCCGGTCGCCCAGACCGTCGTCGAGATGGAGCGGGGCTTCCTCTTCCTCATGTCCGTGTCCGACGGGTCCTCACTGGCCGTGCTCGCACACCCCGATTGCGACATCGGCCTTGTGGGCTACGAAATGGCTCTCCTCGTCGACCGTGCCGGCAGCGTCCTCACTCCGGACCTCCGCGCCGAGCTTCAGGGAAGCCTTTTGCACTGA